A genomic segment from Klebsiella africana encodes:
- the uvrD gene encoding DNA helicase II, whose amino-acid sequence MDVSYLLDSLNDKQREAVAASRTNMLVLAGAGSGKTRVLVHRIAWLLSVENCSPYSIMAVTFTNKAAAEMRHRIGQLMGTTQGGMWVGTFHGLAHRLLRAHHLDANLPQDFQILDSEDQLRLLKRLIKAMNLDEKQWPPRQAMWYINSQKDEGLRPHHIQSYGNPVEQTWQKVYQAYQEACDRAGLVDFAELLLRAHELWLNKPHILQHYRERFTNILVDEFQDTNNIQYAWIRLLAGDTGKVMIVGDDDQSIYGWRGAQVENIQRFLNDFPGAETIRLEQNYRSTSNILSAANALIENNNGRLGKKLWTDGADGEPISLYCAFNDLDEARFVVNRIKTWQESGGALEQCAILYRSNAQSRVLEEALLQASMPYRIYGGMRFFERQEIKDALSYLRLIANRNDDAAFERVVNTPTRGIGDRTLDVVRQTSRDRQLTLWQASRELLKEKALAGRAASALQRFMELIDALAQETTDMPLHVQTDRVIKDSGLRAMYEQEKGEKGQTRIENLEELVTATRQFSYNEEDEDLMPLQAFLSHAALEAGEGQADTWQDAVQLMTLHSAKGLEFPQVFIVGVEEGMFPSQMALDEGGRLEEERRLAYVGVTRAMQKLTLTYAEARRLYGKEVYHRPSRFIGELPQECVEEVRLRATVSRPVNHQRLGAPIAESDTGYKLGQRVRHPKFGEGTIVNLEGSGEHSRLQVAFQGQGIKWLVAAYARLEEV is encoded by the coding sequence ATGGACGTTTCTTACCTGCTCGACAGCCTTAATGACAAACAGCGTGAAGCCGTAGCGGCCTCGCGCACCAATATGCTGGTTCTGGCAGGGGCGGGCAGTGGTAAGACGCGTGTTCTGGTGCACCGTATCGCCTGGCTGCTGAGCGTGGAGAACTGCTCGCCGTACTCGATTATGGCGGTGACCTTTACCAACAAAGCGGCGGCGGAGATGCGCCACCGTATCGGCCAGCTGATGGGCACTACCCAGGGCGGCATGTGGGTGGGCACCTTCCACGGCCTGGCGCACCGCCTGCTGCGTGCGCACCATCTGGACGCCAACCTGCCGCAGGACTTCCAAATTCTCGACAGCGAAGACCAGCTGCGTCTGCTGAAGCGTCTGATTAAGGCGATGAACCTCGATGAGAAACAGTGGCCGCCGCGTCAGGCGATGTGGTACATCAACAGCCAGAAAGATGAAGGGCTGCGTCCGCATCATATTCAGAGCTACGGCAACCCGGTCGAGCAGACCTGGCAGAAGGTCTATCAGGCCTACCAGGAAGCCTGCGATCGCGCCGGGCTGGTGGACTTCGCCGAGCTGCTGCTACGCGCCCACGAGCTGTGGCTGAACAAACCGCATATCCTGCAGCACTACCGCGAGCGCTTCACCAATATCCTCGTCGACGAATTCCAGGATACCAACAACATCCAGTACGCCTGGATCCGCCTGCTGGCGGGCGATACCGGCAAGGTGATGATCGTCGGCGATGATGACCAGTCGATTTACGGCTGGCGCGGCGCGCAGGTCGAAAACATTCAGCGCTTTCTCAATGACTTCCCGGGCGCGGAAACTATTCGTCTGGAGCAGAACTATCGTTCAACCAGCAATATTCTTAGCGCCGCCAACGCCCTGATTGAAAACAACAACGGGCGCCTGGGCAAAAAACTGTGGACCGACGGCGCCGACGGCGAGCCGATCTCGCTGTACTGCGCCTTCAACGATCTCGACGAAGCACGCTTCGTGGTGAACCGGATTAAAACCTGGCAGGAGAGCGGCGGCGCGCTGGAGCAGTGCGCCATCCTCTATCGCAGCAACGCCCAGTCGCGCGTGCTGGAAGAGGCGCTTCTGCAGGCCAGCATGCCGTACCGTATCTACGGCGGCATGCGCTTCTTCGAGCGTCAGGAAATCAAAGACGCGCTCTCGTACCTGCGCCTTATCGCCAATCGCAACGATGACGCGGCGTTCGAGCGCGTCGTCAATACGCCGACCCGCGGTATTGGCGACCGCACGCTGGACGTGGTGCGCCAGACGTCGCGCGATCGCCAGCTGACGCTATGGCAGGCCAGTCGCGAGCTATTGAAAGAGAAAGCGCTGGCCGGTCGCGCCGCCAGCGCCCTGCAGCGCTTTATGGAGCTGATTGACGCGCTGGCGCAGGAGACCACCGATATGCCGCTGCACGTTCAGACCGATCGGGTGATTAAAGACTCCGGCCTGCGCGCGATGTACGAGCAGGAGAAAGGCGAGAAGGGCCAGACCCGTATTGAAAACTTAGAGGAGCTGGTGACGGCGACGCGTCAGTTCAGCTACAACGAAGAAGATGAAGATCTGATGCCGCTGCAGGCGTTTCTCTCTCACGCCGCGCTTGAAGCGGGCGAGGGGCAGGCGGACACCTGGCAGGACGCGGTTCAGCTGATGACCCTGCACTCGGCGAAAGGGCTGGAGTTCCCGCAGGTGTTCATCGTCGGCGTCGAAGAAGGGATGTTCCCGAGCCAGATGGCCCTTGATGAAGGTGGCCGTCTGGAAGAGGAGCGTCGCCTGGCCTACGTTGGCGTAACGCGCGCCATGCAGAAGCTGACGCTGACTTACGCGGAAGCCCGCCGTCTGTACGGCAAAGAAGTTTATCACCGCCCGTCGCGCTTTATCGGGGAGCTGCCGCAGGAGTGCGTAGAAGAAGTGCGTCTGCGAGCCACGGTGAGCCGCCCGGTAAACCATCAGCGACTGGGCGCACCTATTGCCGAGAGCGATACCGGTTACAAGTTAGGCCAGCGCGTACGGCATCCGAAGTTTGGCGAAGGCACTATTGTCAACCTCGAAGGCAGCGGCGAGCACAGCCGGCTGCAGGTGGCTTTTCAGGGCCAGGGAATCAAATGGCTGGTGGCGGCTTACGCCCGGCTGGAGGAAGTGTAA
- the lptM gene encoding LPS translocon maturation chaperone LptM, whose amino-acid sequence MKNVFPTLAVLFAIFSLTGCGLKGPLYFPPADKTAPPPTKPVNPGIQSSTPDRNDRGDTGGPSQVNY is encoded by the coding sequence ATGAAAAATGTTTTTCCTACGCTTGCCGTTTTGTTTGCGATCTTCAGCCTGACCGGCTGCGGTCTGAAAGGGCCTCTCTATTTCCCGCCGGCGGACAAAACTGCGCCGCCGCCGACCAAACCGGTTAACCCAGGTATTCAGAGCTCAACGCCGGATCGTAACGATCGTGGCGATACTGGTGGTCCGAGCCAGGTCAATTACTAA
- the corA gene encoding magnesium/cobalt transporter CorA, which translates to MLSAFQLENNRLTRLEADEIKHLASSVWVDLVEPDDDERSRVQTELGQNLATRPELEDIEASARFFEDEDGLHIHSFFFFEDADDHAGNSTVAFTIREGRLFTLRERELPAFRLYRMRVRNQTLVDGNAYELLLDLFETKIEQLADEIENIYSDLEKLSRVIMEGHQGDEYDEALSTLAELEDIGWKVRLCLMDTQRALNFLVRKARLPAGQLEQAREILRDIESLLPHNESLFQKVNFLMQAAMGFINIEQNRIIKIFSVVSVVFLPPTLVASSYGMNFEFMPELHWSFGYPGAIVFMMLAGLAPYLYFKRKNWL; encoded by the coding sequence ATGCTGAGCGCATTTCAACTGGAAAACAATCGTTTAACGCGCCTGGAAGCCGATGAGATCAAACACCTCGCCAGCTCGGTGTGGGTCGATCTGGTCGAGCCTGACGACGATGAGCGAAGCCGCGTGCAGACGGAACTGGGTCAAAACCTGGCGACGCGCCCGGAACTGGAAGATATCGAAGCCTCCGCGCGTTTCTTTGAAGATGAAGACGGGTTACACATCCACTCGTTCTTCTTTTTTGAAGATGCCGACGATCACGCCGGTAACTCTACCGTGGCGTTTACCATCCGCGAAGGCCGCCTGTTCACGCTGCGCGAGCGCGAACTACCCGCTTTCCGCCTCTACCGTATGCGTGTACGTAACCAGACGCTGGTCGACGGCAACGCCTACGAACTGCTGCTCGACCTGTTCGAGACCAAAATCGAGCAGCTGGCGGATGAAATTGAAAACATCTACAGCGACCTGGAAAAGCTGAGCCGTGTCATTATGGAAGGCCATCAGGGCGACGAGTACGACGAAGCGCTGTCGACGCTGGCGGAACTGGAAGATATCGGCTGGAAGGTGCGCCTCTGTCTGATGGATACCCAGCGCGCGCTGAACTTCCTCGTGCGCAAGGCGCGCCTGCCAGCGGGCCAGCTGGAGCAGGCACGAGAGATCTTGCGCGATATCGAATCCCTGCTGCCGCACAACGAATCGCTGTTCCAGAAGGTGAACTTCCTGATGCAGGCGGCGATGGGTTTTATCAACATCGAACAGAACCGCATCATCAAGATCTTCTCGGTGGTCTCGGTGGTGTTCCTGCCACCAACCCTGGTGGCCTCCAGCTACGGGATGAACTTTGAATTTATGCCGGAGCTGCACTGGAGCTTCGGCTACCCGGGGGCGATCGTCTTTATGATGCTGGCCGGCCTGGCGCCGTATCTCTACTTCAAGCGCAAAAACTGGCTGTAA
- a CDS encoding DUF484 domain-containing protein → MKPIGEEQQEIASALNDRAVVDYLLQHPEFFIRNAAQVEHLRVPHPVRGTISLVEWHMMRARNHIHVLEENMSLLMEQAVANESLFQRLLQLQTRLAAADSLDDMLNRLHRWARELGLAGATVRLFPDSWRLGAPSKFTHLALSRQAFEPIRIQRLGQARHYLGPLNGPELLVVLPEAKAIGSVAMSLLGGDNAPGVMLFSSRDAQHYQPGQGTQLLQEIAQMLPGLLERWIERA, encoded by the coding sequence ATGAAACCAATCGGGGAAGAACAGCAGGAGATTGCCAGCGCGTTGAACGATCGCGCGGTGGTGGACTATCTGTTGCAACATCCTGAATTTTTTATTCGTAATGCCGCCCAGGTCGAACATCTCCGCGTCCCGCATCCGGTACGCGGTACGATTTCGCTGGTGGAGTGGCACATGATGCGGGCGCGTAACCACATTCATGTGCTGGAAGAGAATATGTCGCTGCTGATGGAGCAGGCGGTCGCCAATGAGAGCCTGTTCCAGCGCCTGCTGCAGCTGCAAACGCGGCTGGCGGCGGCGGATAGCCTCGATGATATGCTCAACCGCCTTCATCGCTGGGCACGCGAGCTGGGGCTGGCGGGCGCCACGGTGCGCCTGTTCCCTGACAGCTGGCGCCTCGGCGCCCCCTCGAAGTTTACCCATCTGGCATTAAGCCGGCAGGCGTTTGAGCCGATCCGCATTCAACGTCTGGGCCAGGCGCGCCACTATCTTGGGCCGCTGAACGGTCCGGAGCTGCTGGTGGTGCTGCCGGAGGCGAAAGCCATTGGATCCGTGGCGATGTCGCTGCTGGGCGGCGATAATGCCCCCGGCGTGATGCTCTTTAGCAGCCGCGATGCGCAGCATTATCAGCCAGGGCAGGGGACGCAACTGCTGCAGGAGATTGCGCAGATGCTGCCTGGCCTGCTGGAGCGCTGGATTGAACGCGCATGA
- the xerC gene encoding tyrosine recombinase XerC, which produces MTDSPLFSAVARFLRHLGVERQLSPITLLNYQRQLDALIALADEAGLKSWSQCDAAQVRSFAVRSRRAGLGPASLALRLSALRSFFDWLVGQGELAANPAKGIAAPKIPRHLPKNIDVDDVNRLLDIDLNDPLAVRDRAMLEVMYGAGLRLSELVNLDIKHLDLESGEVWVMGKGSKERRLPIGRNAVTWIEHWLDLRGLFGTDDDALFLSKLGKRISARNVQKRFAEWGIKQGLNSHVHPHKLRHSFATHMLESSGDLRGVQELLGHANLSTTQIYTHLDFQHLASVYDAAHPRAKRGK; this is translated from the coding sequence ATGACCGATTCTCCTCTCTTCTCCGCCGTCGCTCGCTTTTTGCGCCACCTTGGCGTTGAACGCCAGCTCAGCCCGATCACATTACTGAATTACCAGCGGCAGCTGGACGCGCTGATCGCCCTGGCGGATGAGGCGGGACTGAAAAGCTGGTCGCAGTGCGATGCCGCTCAGGTGCGAAGCTTTGCGGTGCGTAGTCGCCGCGCGGGGTTAGGCCCGGCGAGCCTGGCGCTTCGCCTGTCGGCGCTGCGCAGTTTCTTCGACTGGCTGGTCGGCCAGGGCGAGCTGGCCGCTAACCCGGCGAAGGGAATTGCGGCGCCGAAAATTCCTCGTCACCTGCCGAAAAATATCGATGTCGATGATGTGAATCGGCTGCTGGATATCGATCTCAACGATCCGCTGGCGGTGCGCGACCGGGCGATGCTGGAGGTGATGTACGGGGCGGGATTGCGTCTGTCCGAACTGGTCAATCTTGATATCAAACACCTCGATCTCGAAAGCGGTGAGGTTTGGGTGATGGGCAAAGGCAGCAAAGAGCGCCGTTTACCGATCGGTCGTAACGCGGTGACGTGGATTGAGCACTGGCTGGATTTGCGCGGCCTGTTCGGTACCGACGACGACGCGCTGTTTTTGTCGAAGCTGGGCAAACGTATTTCGGCGCGCAACGTACAGAAGCGGTTTGCCGAGTGGGGGATTAAGCAGGGGCTGAACAGCCATGTGCACCCGCACAAGCTGCGCCACTCCTTTGCCACCCATATGCTGGAGTCGAGCGGCGATCTGCGCGGCGTGCAGGAGCTGCTGGGGCATGCTAACCTCTCCACCACCCAAATCTATACCCATCTTGATTTTCAACACCTTGCCTCGGTGTACGATGCCGCGCATCCGCGCGCTAAACGGGGGAAATAA
- the cyaY gene encoding iron donor protein CyaY, which translates to MNDSEFHRLADSLWMTIEEHLDDWDGDSDIDCEINGGVLTISFENGSKIIINRQEPLHQVWLATKQGGYHFDRKGDEWICDRSGETFWDLLEQAASQQAGETVKFR; encoded by the coding sequence ATGAACGACAGTGAATTCCATCGCCTGGCCGATAGCCTGTGGATGACCATCGAAGAACATCTGGACGACTGGGACGGCGATAGCGACATCGACTGCGAAATCAACGGCGGCGTGCTGACCATCAGCTTTGAAAACGGCAGCAAAATCATTATTAACCGTCAGGAGCCGCTGCACCAGGTGTGGCTGGCCACCAAACAGGGCGGGTATCACTTCGATCGCAAAGGCGACGAGTGGATCTGCGATCGCAGCGGCGAGACCTTCTGGGATCTGCTGGAGCAGGCGGCGAGCCAGCAGGCCGGTGAGACAGTGAAATTCCGTTAA
- the dapF gene encoding diaminopimelate epimerase, whose translation MQFSKMHGLGNDFMVVDAVTQNVFFSPELIRRLADRHLGVGFDQLLVVEPPYDPDLDFHYRIFNADGSEVSQCGNGARCFARFVRLKGLTNKRDIRVSTANGRMVLSVTEDDLVRVNMGEPNFEPSQVPFRANKAEKTYIMRAAEQTVLCGVVSMGNPHCVIQVDDVDTAAVETLGPVMESHERFPERANIGFMQVVGRSHIRLRVYERGAGETQACGSGACAAVAVGIQQGLLAETVRVELPGGRLDIAWKGPGQPLFMTGPAAHVYDGFIHL comes from the coding sequence ATGCAGTTCTCTAAAATGCATGGCCTTGGCAACGATTTTATGGTCGTTGACGCGGTAACGCAGAATGTTTTTTTCTCGCCGGAGCTGATTCGCCGTCTGGCGGATCGCCACCTTGGTGTCGGGTTCGATCAGCTGTTGGTCGTCGAGCCGCCCTATGATCCGGATCTGGATTTCCATTACCGGATCTTTAACGCCGACGGCAGCGAAGTGTCGCAGTGCGGCAACGGCGCGCGCTGTTTTGCCCGCTTCGTCCGGCTGAAAGGCCTGACCAATAAACGTGATATCCGCGTGAGTACGGCCAACGGGCGTATGGTATTAAGCGTAACGGAAGACGATCTGGTGCGGGTGAACATGGGTGAGCCCAACTTCGAGCCGTCCCAGGTGCCGTTCCGCGCCAACAAAGCGGAAAAGACCTATATCATGCGTGCCGCCGAGCAGACAGTATTGTGCGGCGTGGTGTCCATGGGAAATCCGCACTGCGTCATCCAGGTGGATGATGTGGATACAGCAGCGGTGGAAACGCTCGGCCCGGTGATGGAAAGCCATGAGCGTTTTCCGGAGCGCGCCAATATCGGCTTTATGCAGGTGGTCGGCCGGTCCCATATCCGTCTGCGCGTCTACGAACGCGGTGCGGGGGAAACCCAGGCCTGCGGCAGCGGCGCCTGCGCCGCGGTGGCGGTGGGGATCCAGCAGGGGCTGCTGGCGGAAACGGTACGCGTGGAATTACCCGGCGGTCGTCTTGATATCGCCTGGAAAGGCCCGGGCCAGCCGCTGTTTATGACCGGCCCGGCGGCCCATGTCTATGATGGATTTATTCATTTATGA
- the cyaA gene encoding class I adenylate cyclase: protein MYLYIETLKQRLDAINQLRVDRALAAMGPAFQQVYSLLPTLLHYHHPLMPGYLDGNVPRGICLYTPDETQRHYLEELELHRGMQTQEPPKGELPITGVYSMGSTSSVGQSCSSDLDIWVCHQAWLDSEERQLLQRKCSLLESWAASLGVEVSFFLIDENRFRHNESGSLGGEDCGSTQHILLLDEFYRTAVRLAGKRILWNMVPCDEEEHYDDYVMGLYAQGVLTPNEWLDLGGLSSLSAEEYFGASLWQLYKSIDSPYKAVLKTLLLEAYSWEYPNNRLLAKDIKQRLHDGEIVSFGLDPYCMMLERVTTYLQAIEDETRLDLVRRCFYLKVCEKLSRERACVGWRREVVSQLVNAWGWDEKRLMMLDNRANWKIDEVRKAHNELLDAMMQSYRNLIRFARRNNLSVSASPQDIGVLTRKLYAAFEALPGKVTLVNPQISPDLSEPNLTFIHVPPGRANRTGWYLYNRAPDMESIISHQPLEYNRYLNKLVAWAWFNGLLTSRTRLFIKGNGIVDLAKLQEMVADVSHHFPLRLPAPTPKALYSPCEIRHLAIIVNLEYDPTAAFRNQVVHFDFRKLDVFSFGEEQKCLIGSVDLLYRNSWNEVRTLHFNGEQAMIEALKTILGKMHQDAAPPDSVEVFCYSQHLRGLIRTRVQQMISECIELRLSSTRQDTGRFKALRVSGQTWGLFFERLNVSVQKLENAIEFYGAISHNKLHGLSVQVETNHVKLPAVVDGFASEGIIQFFFEDADNNDSGFNIYILDESNRAEVYHHCEGSKEELVRDVSRFYSSSHDRFTYGSSFINFNLPQFYQIVEVDGRTQVIPFRTQAIAAAIPTSQDVTASPVLQQRYS, encoded by the coding sequence GCGCGTGGATCGCGCCCTTGCTGCCATGGGACCCGCTTTCCAGCAGGTTTACAGTCTACTGCCAACGTTATTACATTATCATCACCCGCTGATGCCGGGTTACCTTGACGGTAACGTTCCCCGTGGCATTTGCCTCTACACGCCTGATGAAACCCAACGCCACTATCTTGAAGAGCTGGAGCTGCATCGCGGTATGCAGACCCAGGAGCCGCCGAAAGGCGAGCTGCCGATCACCGGCGTCTACTCGATGGGCAGTACTTCCTCCGTCGGCCAGAGCTGTTCTTCCGATCTTGATATCTGGGTATGTCACCAGGCCTGGCTCGATAGCGAAGAGCGTCAGCTACTGCAGCGAAAATGCAGCCTGCTTGAGAGCTGGGCAGCCTCGCTCGGCGTGGAAGTCAGCTTCTTCCTGATCGACGAAAACCGCTTCCGCCATAACGAAAGCGGTAGCCTCGGTGGCGAAGACTGCGGTTCGACCCAGCATATTTTATTGCTCGATGAATTCTACCGCACCGCCGTGCGTCTCGCCGGGAAACGTATTCTGTGGAATATGGTGCCGTGCGACGAAGAAGAGCATTACGACGATTACGTTATGGGGCTGTATGCCCAAGGCGTGCTGACGCCTAACGAATGGCTCGATCTTGGCGGCCTCAGTTCGCTGTCGGCGGAAGAGTACTTCGGCGCCAGCCTGTGGCAGCTGTATAAGAGTATTGATTCCCCCTATAAAGCAGTGCTGAAAACGCTGCTGCTGGAAGCCTACTCCTGGGAATACCCCAATAACCGCCTGTTGGCGAAAGATATCAAACAGCGTCTGCATGACGGCGAGATTGTCTCCTTCGGCCTCGACCCGTACTGCATGATGCTGGAGCGCGTGACCACCTATCTGCAGGCCATCGAAGATGAAACCCGCCTCGACCTGGTGCGCCGCTGCTTCTACCTGAAAGTGTGCGAAAAACTCAGCCGCGAACGCGCTTGCGTCGGCTGGCGTCGCGAAGTTGTCAGCCAGCTGGTGAATGCCTGGGGCTGGGACGAAAAGCGTCTGATGATGCTCGACAACCGCGCCAACTGGAAAATTGATGAAGTGCGCAAGGCGCACAACGAACTGCTCGACGCCATGATGCAGAGCTATCGTAATCTGATCCGCTTCGCACGGCGCAATAACCTCAGCGTCTCCGCCAGTCCGCAGGATATCGGCGTGCTGACGCGTAAGCTATATGCGGCCTTTGAAGCGCTGCCGGGGAAAGTGACGCTGGTGAACCCGCAAATTTCGCCGGATCTGTCGGAACCGAACCTGACCTTTATCCACGTGCCGCCGGGCCGTGCCAACCGTACCGGTTGGTATCTGTATAACCGCGCGCCGGATATGGAATCGATCATCAGCCATCAGCCGCTGGAATATAACCGTTATCTTAATAAGCTGGTGGCCTGGGCCTGGTTTAACGGCCTGCTGACCTCACGCACCCGCCTGTTTATTAAGGGCAACGGCATCGTCGATCTGGCGAAGCTGCAGGAGATGGTGGCCGACGTGTCGCACCACTTCCCGCTGCGCCTGCCGGCGCCGACGCCAAAAGCGCTGTACAGCCCATGCGAAATCCGCCACCTGGCGATTATCGTCAACCTCGAATATGACCCAACCGCGGCCTTCCGCAACCAGGTGGTGCACTTCGATTTCCGTAAGCTGGATGTCTTTAGCTTCGGCGAAGAGCAAAAATGCCTGATCGGCAGCGTCGATCTGCTGTATCGCAACTCGTGGAACGAAGTGCGTACGCTGCACTTTAACGGCGAGCAGGCGATGATCGAGGCGCTGAAGACGATTCTCGGCAAAATGCATCAGGACGCCGCGCCGCCGGACAGCGTGGAGGTGTTCTGCTATAGCCAGCACCTGCGCGGCCTGATCCGCACCCGTGTGCAGCAGATGATCTCCGAGTGCATCGAACTTCGTCTGTCCAGCACCCGCCAGGATACCGGGCGCTTTAAAGCGCTGCGCGTCTCCGGCCAGACCTGGGGGCTGTTCTTCGAGCGTCTCAATGTTTCGGTGCAGAAGCTGGAAAACGCCATTGAGTTCTATGGCGCTATCTCGCACAACAAGCTGCACGGGCTGTCGGTGCAGGTGGAAACCAATCACGTTAAGCTGCCGGCGGTGGTGGATGGCTTCGCCAGCGAAGGGATTATTCAGTTCTTCTTTGAAGATGCGGATAACAACGACAGCGGCTTTAACATCTATATTCTCGACGAGAGCAACCGCGCCGAGGTCTATCATCACTGCGAGGGCAGTAAAGAGGAGCTGGTGCGCGACGTCAGCCGCTTCTATTCGTCATCGCACGATCGTTTCACCTACGGCTCCAGCTTTATCAACTTCAACCTGCCGCAGTTCTATCAGATTGTCGAGGTAGACGGGCGTACGCAGGTGATCCCTTTCCGCACCCAGGCGATTGCCGCCGCGATACCCACCAGCCAGGACGTTACCGCCTCGCCGGTGCTGCAGCAGCGCTACTCGTAG
- the yigB gene encoding 5-amino-6-(5-phospho-D-ribitylamino)uracil phosphatase YigB: protein MRFYRPLGQISALTFDLDDTLYDNRPVIDRTMHESLAFVRNYHPSLSQFDAHELNQLRQTLLASEPEIYHDVTVWRHRALELGMRNAGLSAEAAKAGADAAMENFAHWRSRVDVPQETHDTLAKLAKKWPLVAITNGNAQPELFGLNDYFRFVLRAGPDGRSKPFADMYHLAAERLDLPLGQILHVGDDLTTDVAGSLRCGMQACWIKPQGADLMHTADSRLLPHIEISRLASLTSLI from the coding sequence ATGCGTTTTTACCGACCTCTGGGCCAGATTTCCGCGCTGACGTTTGACCTGGACGACACCCTATATGATAACCGCCCGGTGATTGATCGGACGATGCATGAATCGCTGGCCTTTGTGCGCAATTACCATCCGTCGCTCAGCCAGTTCGACGCCCATGAGCTTAACCAGCTGCGTCAGACGCTGCTGGCATCTGAGCCGGAGATCTACCACGACGTGACCGTCTGGCGCCACCGCGCGCTGGAGTTAGGCATGCGTAATGCCGGGCTCTCCGCCGAAGCGGCGAAAGCGGGGGCCGATGCGGCGATGGAAAACTTCGCCCACTGGCGCAGCCGCGTCGATGTTCCGCAGGAGACCCACGATACGCTGGCGAAGCTGGCGAAGAAATGGCCGCTGGTGGCTATCACCAACGGTAACGCTCAGCCGGAACTGTTCGGGCTGAATGACTATTTCCGTTTCGTGCTGCGCGCCGGGCCGGATGGCCGCTCCAAGCCGTTTGCCGACATGTACCACCTGGCGGCGGAGCGTCTGGACTTACCGCTCGGGCAGATTCTGCACGTCGGCGATGACCTGACGACCGACGTGGCCGGATCGCTGCGCTGTGGGATGCAGGCCTGCTGGATCAAACCGCAAGGCGCGGACCTGATGCACACCGCGGACAGCCGCCTGCTGCCGCATATTGAAATTTCACGGTTGGCATCTCTGACCTCGCTGATATAA
- the ysgD gene encoding YsgD/CorL family protein translates to MDTPSRCWLNFLSFRNNS, encoded by the coding sequence TTGGACACACCCAGTAGATGCTGGCTCAACTTCCTGTCATTCAGGAACAACTCCTAA